A DNA window from Mastacembelus armatus chromosome 11, fMasArm1.2, whole genome shotgun sequence contains the following coding sequences:
- the slc9a3.2 gene encoding sodium/hydrogen exchanger 3.2 isoform X1 produces MTPAWRRALFLCTLLMVSRSLSLGSENFTTDTVKTGQDIRSSSGGEGNSDSAAGNDSDHSPPLTTVPIVSWKWHHVSEPYLVALWILVCWLCKLIIEANHHVTSVIPESALLICFGFILGGIVWGADLTQTFKLNPTTFFYFLLPQIMLDTGYSMPNKVFFGNLGGILVYAVIGTCWCAATLALSLWGCQKGGAMGDLDIGFMQYLLYGSLIAAVDPVAVIAVFEQVHVNEVLFIMVFGESLLNDGVTVVLFNVCDAFVTLGGSKINAVEIIKGIVSFFVVAFGGSLLGLVFGILISLLTKCTKNIQIIEAGFVFVLGYLSYLTAEMLSLSAILSIVFCGISCQKYINANMDESSVNTVRYAMKVFANGSETIIFVFLGISAIDKTIWVWNTGFILLTLFFIFVYRIIGTFALTWILNRTRLVPIGFVDQVIMSYGGLRGAVAYGLAVLLDEKKIKEKNLMLCTTLIVVYFTVILQGITMKPLVTWLNVKKASASEGSLIEKVQNKVFDHIVVAIEDISGQIGHNYMRDKWNNFEEKWMSRFLMKSSARKKRDNIFSVFHRLNLKDAVSYVEEGERRGSLEFIRNETAFIDFKKKYGDKFSEVMSDIMANTYNTVSTMRKDSVPSVSLEMHEQSMREMNAAEELNSHHLLQQHLYKSRKQHRHRYSRSHFDVNTDENEVQEIFQRTMRSRLESFKSAKMGVAPPKTITKHTKKDQQQKMPNGKSLDKNKSSYSGDEDFEFSEVDSAYGYDPSGSSRPMRIAYRAGAGIENPAFMRDLDNTAAGQIPPWLVDTERDGGVAAPSQRAQVRLPQSPSNLRRISPLRSSTSSTDSFTLPDAPAPQHRNNQQLPPPADAPPPSNRHTSHL; encoded by the exons ATGACACCTGCTTGGCGACGTGCTCTTTTTCTCTGCACACTGCTGATGGTGTCCAGAAGCCTAAGCCTCGGCAGTGAGAACTTCACAACAGACACTGTAAAGACAGGACAAGACATCAGATCCAGCAGTGGTGGTGAAGGCAACTCAGATTCGGCAGCCGGGAACGATAGTGACCACAGTCCACCCCTCACCACCGTTCCCATCGTCTCCTGGAAGTGGCATCATGTGTCTGAGCCGTACCTGGTGGCCCTGTGGATCCTCGTCTGCTGGCTCTGCAAACTCA tcATTGAGGCCAACCACCATGTGACCAGCGTGATCCCAGAAAGCGCCCTGCTCATCTGCTTTGGCTTCATCCTGGGTGGTATAGTTTGGGGTGCAGACTTGACACAGACATTCAAGCTGAACCCCACAACTTTCTTCTACTTCCTGCTGCCGCAAATCATGCTCGACACGGGCTACTCCATGCCGAACAAGGTCTTCTTTGGCAACTTGGGGGGCATCCTGGTCTACGCTGTCATTGGGACCTGCTGGTGCGCCGCCACCTTGGCGTTGTCGTTGTGGGGCTGTCAGAAAGGAGGAGCGATGG GTGACCTGGACATTGGTTTTATGCAGTACCTCCTGTACGGCAGTCTGATCGCCGCTGTGGACCCTGTAGCCGTCATCGCTGTGTTTGAGCAGGTCCACGTCAATGAGGTCCTTTTCATTATGGTGTTTGGAGAGTCGCTGCTCAACGACGGTGTGACAGTG gTACTCTTCAATGTATGTGATGCCTTTGTTACACTGGGAGGATCAAAAATCAATGCAGTGGAGATCATCAAAGGAATAG TTTCCTTCTTTGTGGTGGCGTTTGGCGGTTCCCTCTTGGGCTTAGTATTTGGAATTTTAATCTCTCTCCTGAccaaatgcacaaaaaatatCCAGATTATTGAGGCAGGCTTCGTCTTTGTCTTGGGATACCTCTCCTACCTGACGGCTGAGATGCTCTCCCTGTCTGCCATCCTCTC gATCGTCTTCTGTGGTATATCCTGCCAGAAATACATCAATGCAAACATGGATGAAAGTTCTGTCAACACAGTCAGATACGCCATGAAGGTTTTCGCTAACGGATCTGAAACCATAATATTTGTGTTCCTCGGCATCTCCGCCATCGATAAGACAATCTGGGTGTGGAACACAGGCTTCATCCTCCTCACACTCTTTTTCATCTTCGTTTATAGAATCATTG GCACATTTGCCCTCACCTGGATCCTGAACAGAACCAGACTTGTCCCCATCGGGTTCGTAGACCAAGTGATTATGAGCTACGGTGGCCTGCGAGGGGCTGTTGCATATGGCCTGGCTGTGTTGCTGGATGAGAAAAAGATAAAGGAGAAGAATCTCATGCTCTGCACCACCCTGATTGTGGTGTACTTCACTGTCATCCTCCAG GGAATAACAATGAAACCACTGGTCACGTGGCTTAATGTAAAGAAAGCTTCAGCATCTGAGGGCAGCCTCATAGAAAAAGTGCAAAATAAG GTGTTTGATCATATTGTGGTTGCCATAGAAGACATATCTGGACAAATTGGACATAACTACATGAGGGATAA GTGGAATAATTTTGAGGAGAAGTGGATGTCAAGGTTTTTGATGAAGTCATCAGCCAGGAAGAAGCGTGATAACATCTTCTCTGTCTTCCATCGGCTGAACCTCAAGGATGCCGTGAGCTATGTGGAGGAG GGTGAACGTAGAGGCTCTCTGGAGTTTATCCGCAATGAAACTGCCTTCATTGACTTTAAGAAAAAGTATGGTGACAAATTCTCAGAGGTCATGTCTGATATTATGGCCAACACCTACAATACAGTGTCCACTATGAG aaaagATTCTGTGCCATCAGTGAGCTTGGAGATGCATGAGCAGAGCATGAGAGAGATGAATGCAGCTGAGGAGCTTAACAGTCaccacctgctgcagcagcatctgTACAAGAGCAGGAAACAG CACCGGCACAGGTACAGCCGGAGCCATTTCGATGTCAACACGGACGAAAATGAGGTGCAGGAGATCTTCCAGAGGACCATGAGGAGTCGTTTGGAGTCCTTTAAGTCTGCAAAGATGGGAGTCGCACCACCAAAGACGATTACAAAGCACACAAAGAAAGACCAGCAGCAAAAG ATGCCAAATGGAAAATcactggacaaaaataaaagcagctatTCAGGTGATGAAG ATTTTGAGTTCTCTGAGGTAGACAGCGCCTATGGCTACGATCCATCAGGCAGTTCACGCCCCATGAGGATCGCCTACAGAGCAGGAG CTGGAATTGAGAATCCGGCATTCATGCGGGACCTGGACAACACGGCAGCGGGGCAAATCCCTCCGTGGCTCGTAGACACTGAACGTGATGGTGGCGTGGCTGCTCCTTCACAGCGAGCCCAGGTGAGGCTGCCGCAGAGCCCCAGCAACCTGCGCCGCATATCTCCTCTTCGCAGCAGCACCTCCTCCACCGACTCCTTCACGCTGCCTGACGCTCCTGCCCCACAGCACAGGAACAACCAGCAGCTGCCGCCTCCTGCAGATGCACCACCACCATCGAACCGCCACACTAGTCACCTTTAG
- the slc9a3.2 gene encoding sodium/hydrogen exchanger 3.2 isoform X2, translated as MTPAWRRALFLCTLLMVSRSLSLGSENFTTDTVKTGQDIRSSSGGEGNSDSAAGNDSDHSPPLTTVPIVSWKWHHVSEPYLVALWILVCWLCKLIIEANHHVTSVIPESALLICFGFILGGIVWGADLTQTFKLNPTTFFYFLLPQIMLDTGYSMPNKVFFGNLGGILVYAVIGTCWCAATLALSLWGCQKGGAMGDLDIGFMQYLLYGSLIAAVDPVAVIAVFEQVHVNEVLFIMVFGESLLNDGVTVVLFNVCDAFVTLGGSKINAVEIIKGIVSFFVVAFGGSLLGLVFGILISLLTKCTKNIQIIEAGFVFVLGYLSYLTAEMLSLSAILSIVFCGISCQKYINANMDESSVNTVRYAMKVFANGSETIIFVFLGISAIDKTIWVWNTGFILLTLFFIFVYRIIGTFALTWILNRTRLVPIGFVDQVIMSYGGLRGAVAYGLAVLLDEKKIKEKNLMLCTTLIVVYFTVILQGITMKPLVTWLNVKKASASEGSLIEKVQNKVFDHIVVAIEDISGQIGHNYMRDKWNNFEEKWMSRFLMKSSARKKRDNIFSVFHRLNLKDAVSYVEEGERRGSLEFIRNETAFIDFKKKYGDKFSEVMSDIMANTYNTVSTMRKDSVPSVSLEMHEQSMREMNAAEELNSHHLLQQHLYKSRKQHRHRYSRSHFDVNTDENEVQEIFQRTMRSRLESFKSAKMGVAPPKTITKHTKKDQQQKMPNGKSLDKNKSSYSDFEFSEVDSAYGYDPSGSSRPMRIAYRAGAGIENPAFMRDLDNTAAGQIPPWLVDTERDGGVAAPSQRAQVRLPQSPSNLRRISPLRSSTSSTDSFTLPDAPAPQHRNNQQLPPPADAPPPSNRHTSHL; from the exons ATGACACCTGCTTGGCGACGTGCTCTTTTTCTCTGCACACTGCTGATGGTGTCCAGAAGCCTAAGCCTCGGCAGTGAGAACTTCACAACAGACACTGTAAAGACAGGACAAGACATCAGATCCAGCAGTGGTGGTGAAGGCAACTCAGATTCGGCAGCCGGGAACGATAGTGACCACAGTCCACCCCTCACCACCGTTCCCATCGTCTCCTGGAAGTGGCATCATGTGTCTGAGCCGTACCTGGTGGCCCTGTGGATCCTCGTCTGCTGGCTCTGCAAACTCA tcATTGAGGCCAACCACCATGTGACCAGCGTGATCCCAGAAAGCGCCCTGCTCATCTGCTTTGGCTTCATCCTGGGTGGTATAGTTTGGGGTGCAGACTTGACACAGACATTCAAGCTGAACCCCACAACTTTCTTCTACTTCCTGCTGCCGCAAATCATGCTCGACACGGGCTACTCCATGCCGAACAAGGTCTTCTTTGGCAACTTGGGGGGCATCCTGGTCTACGCTGTCATTGGGACCTGCTGGTGCGCCGCCACCTTGGCGTTGTCGTTGTGGGGCTGTCAGAAAGGAGGAGCGATGG GTGACCTGGACATTGGTTTTATGCAGTACCTCCTGTACGGCAGTCTGATCGCCGCTGTGGACCCTGTAGCCGTCATCGCTGTGTTTGAGCAGGTCCACGTCAATGAGGTCCTTTTCATTATGGTGTTTGGAGAGTCGCTGCTCAACGACGGTGTGACAGTG gTACTCTTCAATGTATGTGATGCCTTTGTTACACTGGGAGGATCAAAAATCAATGCAGTGGAGATCATCAAAGGAATAG TTTCCTTCTTTGTGGTGGCGTTTGGCGGTTCCCTCTTGGGCTTAGTATTTGGAATTTTAATCTCTCTCCTGAccaaatgcacaaaaaatatCCAGATTATTGAGGCAGGCTTCGTCTTTGTCTTGGGATACCTCTCCTACCTGACGGCTGAGATGCTCTCCCTGTCTGCCATCCTCTC gATCGTCTTCTGTGGTATATCCTGCCAGAAATACATCAATGCAAACATGGATGAAAGTTCTGTCAACACAGTCAGATACGCCATGAAGGTTTTCGCTAACGGATCTGAAACCATAATATTTGTGTTCCTCGGCATCTCCGCCATCGATAAGACAATCTGGGTGTGGAACACAGGCTTCATCCTCCTCACACTCTTTTTCATCTTCGTTTATAGAATCATTG GCACATTTGCCCTCACCTGGATCCTGAACAGAACCAGACTTGTCCCCATCGGGTTCGTAGACCAAGTGATTATGAGCTACGGTGGCCTGCGAGGGGCTGTTGCATATGGCCTGGCTGTGTTGCTGGATGAGAAAAAGATAAAGGAGAAGAATCTCATGCTCTGCACCACCCTGATTGTGGTGTACTTCACTGTCATCCTCCAG GGAATAACAATGAAACCACTGGTCACGTGGCTTAATGTAAAGAAAGCTTCAGCATCTGAGGGCAGCCTCATAGAAAAAGTGCAAAATAAG GTGTTTGATCATATTGTGGTTGCCATAGAAGACATATCTGGACAAATTGGACATAACTACATGAGGGATAA GTGGAATAATTTTGAGGAGAAGTGGATGTCAAGGTTTTTGATGAAGTCATCAGCCAGGAAGAAGCGTGATAACATCTTCTCTGTCTTCCATCGGCTGAACCTCAAGGATGCCGTGAGCTATGTGGAGGAG GGTGAACGTAGAGGCTCTCTGGAGTTTATCCGCAATGAAACTGCCTTCATTGACTTTAAGAAAAAGTATGGTGACAAATTCTCAGAGGTCATGTCTGATATTATGGCCAACACCTACAATACAGTGTCCACTATGAG aaaagATTCTGTGCCATCAGTGAGCTTGGAGATGCATGAGCAGAGCATGAGAGAGATGAATGCAGCTGAGGAGCTTAACAGTCaccacctgctgcagcagcatctgTACAAGAGCAGGAAACAG CACCGGCACAGGTACAGCCGGAGCCATTTCGATGTCAACACGGACGAAAATGAGGTGCAGGAGATCTTCCAGAGGACCATGAGGAGTCGTTTGGAGTCCTTTAAGTCTGCAAAGATGGGAGTCGCACCACCAAAGACGATTACAAAGCACACAAAGAAAGACCAGCAGCAAAAG ATGCCAAATGGAAAATcactggacaaaaataaaagcagctatTCAG ATTTTGAGTTCTCTGAGGTAGACAGCGCCTATGGCTACGATCCATCAGGCAGTTCACGCCCCATGAGGATCGCCTACAGAGCAGGAG CTGGAATTGAGAATCCGGCATTCATGCGGGACCTGGACAACACGGCAGCGGGGCAAATCCCTCCGTGGCTCGTAGACACTGAACGTGATGGTGGCGTGGCTGCTCCTTCACAGCGAGCCCAGGTGAGGCTGCCGCAGAGCCCCAGCAACCTGCGCCGCATATCTCCTCTTCGCAGCAGCACCTCCTCCACCGACTCCTTCACGCTGCCTGACGCTCCTGCCCCACAGCACAGGAACAACCAGCAGCTGCCGCCTCCTGCAGATGCACCACCACCATCGAACCGCCACACTAGTCACCTTTAG
- the slc9a3.2 gene encoding sodium/hydrogen exchanger 3.2 isoform X3: MQHSRYVVWLLGSVLLICPISGATAGTDKAALIHQEPHLKTESKLNLNQTESDHGSNVTGILILTFKWHHVETPFLVALWILVAGLAKMVIEANHHVTSVIPESALLICFGFILGGIVWGADLTQTFKLNPTTFFYFLLPQIMLDTGYSMPNKVFFGNLGGILVYAVIGTCWCAATLALSLWGCQKGGAMGDLDIGFMQYLLYGSLIAAVDPVAVIAVFEQVHVNEVLFIMVFGESLLNDGVTVVLFNVCDAFVTLGGSKINAVEIIKGIVSFFVVAFGGSLLGLVFGILISLLTKCTKNIQIIEAGFVFVLGYLSYLTAEMLSLSAILSIVFCGISCQKYINANMDESSVNTVRYAMKVFANGSETIIFVFLGISAIDKTIWVWNTGFILLTLFFIFVYRIIGTFALTWILNRTRLVPIGFVDQVIMSYGGLRGAVAYGLAVLLDEKKIKEKNLMLCTTLIVVYFTVILQGITMKPLVTWLNVKKASASEGSLIEKVQNKVFDHIVVAIEDISGQIGHNYMRDKWNNFEEKWMSRFLMKSSARKKRDNIFSVFHRLNLKDAVSYVEEGERRGSLEFIRNETAFIDFKKKYGDKFSEVMSDIMANTYNTVSTMRKDSVPSVSLEMHEQSMREMNAAEELNSHHLLQQHLYKSRKQHRHRYSRSHFDVNTDENEVQEIFQRTMRSRLESFKSAKMGVAPPKTITKHTKKDQQQKMPNGKSLDKNKSSYSGDEDFEFSEVDSAYGYDPSGSSRPMRIAYRAGAGIENPAFMRDLDNTAAGQIPPWLVDTERDGGVAAPSQRAQVRLPQSPSNLRRISPLRSSTSSTDSFTLPDAPAPQHRNNQQLPPPADAPPPSNRHTSHL; encoded by the exons ATGCAACACAGCAGATATGTTGTCTGGTTGTTGGGATCAGTCCTGCTGATCTGCCCCATCTCAGGGGCCACAGCTGGGACGGATAAAGCTGCTCTAATACATCAAGAACCACATCTGAAGACAGAGTCCAAATTGAACTTgaatcagacagaaagtgacCATGGCTCGAATGTCACAGGAATACTCATCCTGACCTTTAAATGGCACCATGTGGAGACCCCTTTCCTAGTCGCATTATGGATATTGGTGGCTGGTTTGGCTAAAATGG tcATTGAGGCCAACCACCATGTGACCAGCGTGATCCCAGAAAGCGCCCTGCTCATCTGCTTTGGCTTCATCCTGGGTGGTATAGTTTGGGGTGCAGACTTGACACAGACATTCAAGCTGAACCCCACAACTTTCTTCTACTTCCTGCTGCCGCAAATCATGCTCGACACGGGCTACTCCATGCCGAACAAGGTCTTCTTTGGCAACTTGGGGGGCATCCTGGTCTACGCTGTCATTGGGACCTGCTGGTGCGCCGCCACCTTGGCGTTGTCGTTGTGGGGCTGTCAGAAAGGAGGAGCGATGG GTGACCTGGACATTGGTTTTATGCAGTACCTCCTGTACGGCAGTCTGATCGCCGCTGTGGACCCTGTAGCCGTCATCGCTGTGTTTGAGCAGGTCCACGTCAATGAGGTCCTTTTCATTATGGTGTTTGGAGAGTCGCTGCTCAACGACGGTGTGACAGTG gTACTCTTCAATGTATGTGATGCCTTTGTTACACTGGGAGGATCAAAAATCAATGCAGTGGAGATCATCAAAGGAATAG TTTCCTTCTTTGTGGTGGCGTTTGGCGGTTCCCTCTTGGGCTTAGTATTTGGAATTTTAATCTCTCTCCTGAccaaatgcacaaaaaatatCCAGATTATTGAGGCAGGCTTCGTCTTTGTCTTGGGATACCTCTCCTACCTGACGGCTGAGATGCTCTCCCTGTCTGCCATCCTCTC gATCGTCTTCTGTGGTATATCCTGCCAGAAATACATCAATGCAAACATGGATGAAAGTTCTGTCAACACAGTCAGATACGCCATGAAGGTTTTCGCTAACGGATCTGAAACCATAATATTTGTGTTCCTCGGCATCTCCGCCATCGATAAGACAATCTGGGTGTGGAACACAGGCTTCATCCTCCTCACACTCTTTTTCATCTTCGTTTATAGAATCATTG GCACATTTGCCCTCACCTGGATCCTGAACAGAACCAGACTTGTCCCCATCGGGTTCGTAGACCAAGTGATTATGAGCTACGGTGGCCTGCGAGGGGCTGTTGCATATGGCCTGGCTGTGTTGCTGGATGAGAAAAAGATAAAGGAGAAGAATCTCATGCTCTGCACCACCCTGATTGTGGTGTACTTCACTGTCATCCTCCAG GGAATAACAATGAAACCACTGGTCACGTGGCTTAATGTAAAGAAAGCTTCAGCATCTGAGGGCAGCCTCATAGAAAAAGTGCAAAATAAG GTGTTTGATCATATTGTGGTTGCCATAGAAGACATATCTGGACAAATTGGACATAACTACATGAGGGATAA GTGGAATAATTTTGAGGAGAAGTGGATGTCAAGGTTTTTGATGAAGTCATCAGCCAGGAAGAAGCGTGATAACATCTTCTCTGTCTTCCATCGGCTGAACCTCAAGGATGCCGTGAGCTATGTGGAGGAG GGTGAACGTAGAGGCTCTCTGGAGTTTATCCGCAATGAAACTGCCTTCATTGACTTTAAGAAAAAGTATGGTGACAAATTCTCAGAGGTCATGTCTGATATTATGGCCAACACCTACAATACAGTGTCCACTATGAG aaaagATTCTGTGCCATCAGTGAGCTTGGAGATGCATGAGCAGAGCATGAGAGAGATGAATGCAGCTGAGGAGCTTAACAGTCaccacctgctgcagcagcatctgTACAAGAGCAGGAAACAG CACCGGCACAGGTACAGCCGGAGCCATTTCGATGTCAACACGGACGAAAATGAGGTGCAGGAGATCTTCCAGAGGACCATGAGGAGTCGTTTGGAGTCCTTTAAGTCTGCAAAGATGGGAGTCGCACCACCAAAGACGATTACAAAGCACACAAAGAAAGACCAGCAGCAAAAG ATGCCAAATGGAAAATcactggacaaaaataaaagcagctatTCAGGTGATGAAG ATTTTGAGTTCTCTGAGGTAGACAGCGCCTATGGCTACGATCCATCAGGCAGTTCACGCCCCATGAGGATCGCCTACAGAGCAGGAG CTGGAATTGAGAATCCGGCATTCATGCGGGACCTGGACAACACGGCAGCGGGGCAAATCCCTCCGTGGCTCGTAGACACTGAACGTGATGGTGGCGTGGCTGCTCCTTCACAGCGAGCCCAGGTGAGGCTGCCGCAGAGCCCCAGCAACCTGCGCCGCATATCTCCTCTTCGCAGCAGCACCTCCTCCACCGACTCCTTCACGCTGCCTGACGCTCCTGCCCCACAGCACAGGAACAACCAGCAGCTGCCGCCTCCTGCAGATGCACCACCACCATCGAACCGCCACACTAGTCACCTTTAG
- the olah gene encoding S-acyl fatty acid synthase thioesterase, medium chain, with the protein MEKVINCFKKRPEAAARLICFPWAGGGSIHYARWGQSISSSVEVFAVRLPGRESRAKEPFFQNMQQIVDETLGSLLPLLEEKPFALFGHSFGAFTSFAVAADLKKLHNIEPVHIFLSGASAPYSETRIKAPKRSELSDTDFLQWLSSIGGTPPELLANPEVLKLFLPALKADLHVVENYRYNKPDSPFLSCPVTCFDGKDDIPHDLQAWKDITSGDFTVRLLDGSHFYLKDCGNEKIILDYVTKHLEASEMDYL; encoded by the exons ATGGAGAAGGTGATCAACTGTTTTAAGAAAAGGCCAGAAGCTGCAGCCAGGCTGATCTGTTTCCCCTGGGCAGGTGGAGGGTCCATACACTACGCCCGCTGGGGACAAAGCATCAGCAGCTCTGTAGAAG tgtttgctgtcagACTTCCAGGCAGGGAGAGTCGAGCCAAAGAGCCGTTCTTTCAGAACATGCAACAGATTGTGGACGAGACTCTTGGCTCATTGTTGCCGCTGCTGGAGGAGAAGCCATTTGCTCTGTTTGGCCACAG TTTTGGCGCGTTCACGAGCTTTGCAGTAGCAGCTGATCTGAAGAAACTTCACAACATCGAACCAGTTCACATCTTTCTGTCTGGTGCATCTGCACCTTAT TCAGAGACACGCATCAAAGCCCCAAAGAGAAGTGAATTATCAGATACTGATTTTCTCCAGTGGCTGAGTTCGATTGGAGGAACTCCTCCTGAGCTGCTGGCAAACCCTGAAGTACTAAAGCTCTTCCTTCCTGCCCTGAAGGCCGACCTGCACGTTGTGGAGAACTACAG GTATAACAAGCCAGACAGTCCCTTCCTGTCCTGCCCGGTCACATGTTTTGATGGAAAGGACGACATTCCTCATGACTTACAAG ctTGGAAAGACATCACATCAGGAGATTTTACTGTCAGGCTGCTGGATGGGTCTCATTTTTACCTGAAGGATtgtggaaatgaaaaaataatattggACTATGTTACAAAGCATCTGGAAGCATCAGAAATGGACTATTTATAA